A stretch of Fundicoccus culcitae DNA encodes these proteins:
- a CDS encoding VOC family protein, whose amino-acid sequence MKVVPYLNFPNSLEVLDFYKKLGAENVQILLGSDEMFAEMPEEQRPSNPSEFVMNAGFEVFGNVIYLSDTWNKTAVDHDGSNLCFTFDQKDEAEVTKVKDFFQHALDLGCTVEMPLGPSEWSELFGMFKDPFGITWMFSGE is encoded by the coding sequence ATGAAAGTTGTGCCGTATTTGAATTTTCCCAACTCATTGGAAGTACTCGATTTTTATAAAAAATTAGGTGCAGAAAATGTTCAAATTTTGCTCGGTTCTGATGAAATGTTTGCTGAAATGCCTGAAGAACAACGTCCAAGTAATCCCTCTGAATTTGTCATGAATGCTGGTTTTGAAGTGTTTGGCAATGTGATTTATTTATCTGATACGTGGAATAAAACAGCTGTTGATCATGATGGTAGCAATTTGTGTTTTACATTCGATCAAAAGGATGAAGCCGAAGTGACTAAAGTGAAAGACTTTTTCCAACATGCGCTTGACTTAGGCTGTACCGTTGAAATGCCTTTAGGCCCGTCTGAATGGTCTGAACTCTTTGGAATGTTTAAAGATCCTTTTGGAATAACTTGGATGTTTAGTGGTGAATAG
- a CDS encoding MFS transporter has protein sequence MNKENINYAGLTGSFDIVVGSVSAYSSVFLMAQGLDEFAIGILTSTANLLASFLQPWLGDKVDKSIKLNLWHVNILIIIPSLLLLVGILLASRWVALVAFFYTLVLTLQVTLSPFLSAIGVYIMNNGVKINYGVSRGVQSSAFAMTSTTLGILVSRMGTQTIIYFAIFGYLLYLVMLFILYQNVLKSLFADHSQAVKLNPVDVALKPTQTPFFNKYPHFKYIIFGSFCFFIGHNFINLFMIQIIENVGGTTENMGIAVGLSAIAEVPMMLLFTRINQRVSINKLMMTAAIFFSIKTIFTLLASSVVGIYMAQVMQPFAFGIYIVGSVYYTNSQMDATDKVKGQSLVTTAHTLGGVVGSSVGGWLINHFSVEYGLIFCIIMSLLGVAAYYIGLFNHR, from the coding sequence ATGAACAAAGAAAATATCAACTATGCTGGACTTACCGGTAGTTTTGACATTGTTGTGGGGTCGGTTTCAGCCTATAGCTCGGTCTTTCTGATGGCACAAGGCCTTGATGAGTTCGCCATTGGTATACTTACATCAACAGCCAATCTGTTGGCCAGCTTTCTTCAACCTTGGCTCGGCGATAAGGTTGATAAAAGTATCAAACTGAATTTATGGCATGTTAATATTTTAATTATTATCCCTAGTCTTTTACTTTTAGTCGGTATCCTATTAGCAAGCCGCTGGGTGGCCCTTGTAGCCTTCTTTTACACTTTAGTCTTAACGCTTCAAGTCACTTTGTCACCCTTTTTAAGTGCTATCGGCGTTTACATAATGAATAATGGGGTTAAAATAAATTATGGCGTCAGCCGTGGTGTTCAGAGTTCGGCTTTTGCTATGACATCAACGACACTGGGAATTCTTGTGAGTCGCATGGGGACGCAAACCATCATTTATTTTGCCATTTTTGGCTACCTACTTTATTTAGTGATGTTATTTATTTTATATCAAAATGTCCTGAAAAGCCTGTTTGCTGACCATTCCCAAGCCGTTAAATTAAACCCCGTCGATGTTGCTCTAAAACCCACTCAAACCCCTTTCTTTAATAAATATCCCCATTTTAAATATATTATTTTTGGATCATTCTGCTTTTTTATTGGACATAATTTTATTAATTTATTTATGATTCAAATCATTGAAAATGTTGGGGGGACTACGGAAAATATGGGAATTGCAGTTGGGTTATCTGCGATAGCTGAAGTTCCCATGATGCTATTATTTACGCGAATTAATCAACGGGTATCCATTAATAAACTTATGATGACCGCAGCGATATTTTTTTCCATCAAAACAATCTTTACCTTATTGGCGAGTTCGGTTGTGGGGATTTATATGGCACAAGTGATGCAGCCATTTGCTTTTGGCATTTATATTGTGGGCTCTGTTTACTATACCAATAGTCAGATGGATGCAACCGACAAGGTAAAAGGGCAATCACTTGTTACAACGGCGCATACACTTGGTGGTGTCGTCGGTAGTTCCGTTGGCGGTTGGCTAATCAACCATTTTTCAGTCGAATATGGCTTGATTTTCTGCATTATTATGAGCTTATTAGGGGTTGCTGCTTATTATATTGGACTGTTCAACCATCGTTAG
- a CDS encoding heavy metal translocating P-type ATPase, with the protein MDHSGHGHQHNHDEHNHDHSNHDHSNHDHSHHQHDHSDHDHSGHNHDHMDHSGHAHHHHGNFKEIFLKSLPLGIIIMILSPMMGITLPFQFTFPYSDILVAILATVLFIYGGKPFYQGAIDEFKQKSPGMMALVTLGISVSYIYSLYAVIARYVTGEHVMDFFFEFASLILIMLLGHWIEMKAVGDAGDAQASLAALVPKEAHLVLADGTTETRPVADLKVGDHVRVQAGENIPADGKIIRGESRVNESLLTGESKPISKKPDDTVIGGSTNGDGTLLVEVQETGDQSFVSQVQNLISQAQSQPSRAEGLAQKVAGWLFYIAVGVAAIAFVVWWLIADLQTAINYTVTTLVIACPHALGLAIPLVVARSTSLGASRGLLVKNREALELADKADVMILDKTGTLTTGEFKVLALESVTTNYSDEEVLALMAGIESGSSHPIAQSIVQHAKENNVNPTNFDSIENISGSGLKGQANGKEYQLISQKAYNQELDFNRPAGATISVLTENNQAIGVVALGDELKASSRDLIKELKEHNIQPIMATGDNEEAAKEVAAELGIDYLANQSPQDKYNLVEKLKNEGKTVIMVGDGVNDAPSLALADVGIAIGAGTQVAIDSADVILTQSDPADIASFLELASKTTRKMKENLVWGAGYNFIAIPLAAGLLAPIGITITPAVGAILMSLSTIIVAINAMTLRLDDRK; encoded by the coding sequence ATGGACCATTCCGGTCATGGCCACCAACACAATCATGATGAGCATAATCACGACCATTCTAACCATGACCATTCTAACCACGATCATAGCCATCACCAACACGACCACTCCGACCATGACCATAGTGGCCATAACCACGACCATATGGATCATTCTGGTCACGCCCATCATCACCACGGGAACTTTAAAGAAATTTTCTTGAAGTCGTTACCGCTGGGGATAATCATTATGATATTATCACCTATGATGGGGATAACCTTGCCGTTTCAGTTTACTTTTCCATATTCAGACATACTCGTAGCCATCTTAGCAACGGTGTTATTTATTTATGGGGGTAAACCTTTCTATCAAGGGGCGATTGATGAGTTCAAACAAAAATCACCAGGAATGATGGCGTTAGTCACTTTAGGGATTAGCGTTTCATACATTTACAGTCTTTATGCGGTTATTGCCAGGTATGTGACGGGTGAGCACGTTATGGACTTCTTCTTTGAATTTGCGTCACTTATTTTAATCATGTTACTTGGACACTGGATTGAGATGAAAGCCGTTGGAGATGCCGGGGATGCACAAGCGTCATTAGCAGCCCTTGTTCCTAAAGAAGCCCATCTTGTATTAGCAGATGGCACGACCGAAACAAGACCCGTTGCCGATTTAAAAGTCGGGGATCACGTTAGAGTACAGGCTGGAGAAAATATCCCAGCCGACGGAAAAATTATTCGAGGCGAATCACGTGTGAACGAGTCACTTTTAACGGGAGAGTCAAAACCTATTTCTAAAAAACCGGACGACACCGTTATTGGAGGGTCAACAAACGGTGATGGGACATTACTGGTAGAAGTTCAAGAAACAGGGGATCAGTCCTTTGTTTCACAAGTACAAAATTTAATTAGTCAGGCACAAAGTCAGCCATCACGTGCAGAAGGTTTGGCACAAAAAGTAGCAGGTTGGTTATTCTACATTGCTGTTGGGGTAGCCGCTATCGCTTTTGTGGTTTGGTGGTTAATTGCTGACTTACAAACAGCGATTAATTATACTGTTACGACCTTAGTTATCGCCTGTCCTCACGCACTTGGTTTAGCTATTCCGTTAGTGGTTGCCCGCTCAACCTCTTTAGGTGCGAGTCGAGGCTTATTAGTTAAAAACCGCGAAGCCTTAGAATTAGCTGACAAAGCCGATGTTATGATTTTAGATAAAACTGGAACACTTACAACAGGTGAATTTAAAGTTTTAGCGCTTGAATCTGTTACCACCAACTACTCAGACGAAGAAGTATTAGCTTTAATGGCTGGTATTGAATCAGGATCAAGTCATCCGATTGCACAATCTATCGTGCAACACGCTAAAGAAAATAATGTTAATCCGACCAACTTTGATTCGATTGAAAATATTTCAGGATCCGGATTAAAAGGGCAAGCAAATGGTAAAGAATACCAATTAATTAGCCAAAAAGCATATAATCAAGAGTTAGACTTTAACCGACCAGCCGGGGCTACCATCAGTGTTTTAACCGAAAACAATCAAGCCATTGGGGTTGTCGCCTTAGGTGATGAGCTAAAAGCAAGTAGTCGCGACCTTATCAAGGAACTAAAAGAACACAATATCCAACCAATTATGGCAACTGGAGACAATGAAGAAGCAGCAAAAGAAGTAGCGGCAGAATTAGGTATTGACTACCTTGCTAACCAATCACCACAAGATAAATACAATCTTGTTGAAAAACTGAAAAATGAAGGCAAAACGGTCATCATGGTTGGTGACGGAGTGAACGATGCCCCATCCCTTGCATTAGCCGATGTTGGGATTGCGATTGGAGCAGGTACACAAGTGGCCATCGATTCAGCGGATGTTATCCTAACCCAATCTGACCCTGCCGATATTGCCTCTTTCTTGGAATTAGCCTCTAAAACGACGCGTAAAATGAAAGAAAACCTCGTTTGGGGTGCGGGTTACAACTTTATTGCCATTCCTTTGGCGGCCGGTCTGCTTGCACCAATCGGTATCACTATTACACCAGCCGTCGGCGCCATTTTAATGTCACTTTCAACGATTATTGTTGCGATTAATGCTATGACATTACGTCTTGACGATCGTAAATAA
- a CDS encoding nuclease-related domain-containing protein has protein sequence MTGMIKAQEFQWLEEMEVRGVLDKEENTEIFIKRMGFEGEEEAYGLLSLYKNPEWRLLRDLRYVLQAGEIQVDLLLITQLGWLVFEVKNYDAEYRYVDGVWSVNGTVKMKDDFKQLKRMLDIFAGVHRSCGSGGELSGKLLFINESDSVDIEGVDASLYLKRAKLKRFIQGLSNECQHLFVDDSSMDYDAEWLLARSVEDPRRKSLTQERYSKLKKGVYCDSCKSFNTKFQRYHLKCHECGYSESSEKAILRTICAYGVLFPFRALKTSEVLTLFGGQVKYVRVKTVLMKFFEYDSTTLLFKNPVNSYEYQFPQYKPYYRDKNVIK, from the coding sequence ATGACGGGTATGATAAAAGCACAAGAATTTCAGTGGCTAGAGGAAATGGAAGTAAGGGGTGTCTTAGACAAGGAGGAAAATACGGAGATATTTATTAAAAGGATGGGGTTTGAAGGGGAAGAGGAAGCGTATGGGTTGCTTTCGTTGTATAAAAATCCCGAATGGCGATTGTTACGGGATTTGCGATATGTACTGCAAGCGGGTGAGATTCAAGTGGATTTGTTATTGATTACGCAGCTGGGCTGGTTGGTGTTTGAGGTCAAGAATTATGACGCAGAGTATCGGTATGTTGATGGGGTGTGGTCGGTAAATGGGACAGTGAAAATGAAAGACGATTTTAAGCAGTTAAAGCGGATGTTGGACATTTTTGCTGGGGTTCATCGAAGTTGTGGCTCAGGCGGGGAGTTGTCAGGGAAGTTATTGTTTATTAATGAGTCGGACAGTGTTGACATAGAAGGGGTGGATGCAAGTTTGTATTTGAAGCGCGCAAAGTTAAAGCGTTTCATACAAGGTTTGTCGAATGAGTGCCAGCATTTGTTTGTGGACGACTCGTCGATGGATTACGACGCCGAGTGGTTGTTAGCACGAAGTGTGGAAGATCCGCGGAGGAAGTCTTTGACGCAAGAACGGTACAGTAAGCTGAAAAAAGGGGTGTATTGTGATAGTTGCAAGAGTTTTAATACGAAATTCCAACGCTATCATCTTAAATGTCATGAGTGTGGTTATAGTGAAAGTTCTGAAAAAGCCATTTTACGCACAATTTGTGCCTACGGGGTGTTATTTCCTTTTAGAGCATTAAAAACAAGTGAAGTATTGACGCTGTTTGGTGGACAGGTGAAGTATGTTAGAGTAAAAACCGTTTTAATGAAATTTTTCGAGTATGATTCAACAACATTATTGTTTAAAAATCCAGTTAATTCGTATGAATATCAGTTTCCGCAATATAAACCCTATTATCGAGATAAAAATGTCATAAAATGA
- a CDS encoding MFS transporter, producing the protein MFNLLLAIIYLAFISLGLPDALLGAAWPTMYLEFGVAVSYAGVVSMIIALGTILSSLQSDRLTKKLGTGRVTALSVLLTAIALYGFSMSDSFWMLCLWAIPYGLGAGSVDASINNFVALNYASSHMSWLHCFWGVGASLGPAILGYVLTNEGTWNNGYFYIAVFQFILTAILFLSLPLWKDKKGEDASDTAPTQNLSLREILALPGAKASMITFLCYCGIEATTGLWASSYLFLYKNIPEDTAATYASLFFIGITVGRAIGGFVTMKFTDDQMIKYGISIILIGVMALLIPLGTTLSVIGFVLIGLGCAPIYPAIIHSTPDYFGADKSQAVIGVQMASAYVGTMLMPPIFGLIANHIHVALLPIFLVLLLGLMYVMHNQKMQFKVKSYSETI; encoded by the coding sequence ATGTTTAATTTATTATTAGCCATTATTTATTTAGCTTTTATTTCATTAGGTTTACCTGATGCTTTATTAGGCGCAGCTTGGCCGACGATGTATTTAGAATTTGGCGTAGCCGTTTCGTATGCCGGAGTCGTTTCCATGATTATTGCATTAGGGACCATTCTTTCAAGTTTACAAAGTGATCGTTTGACTAAGAAATTGGGCACAGGTCGCGTCACCGCCCTGAGCGTCTTGCTAACAGCTATTGCTTTATACGGTTTTTCAATGTCAGACTCATTTTGGATGCTTTGTTTGTGGGCAATTCCTTATGGGTTAGGCGCTGGTAGTGTGGATGCTTCGATTAATAATTTTGTGGCTTTAAACTATGCGAGTAGTCATATGAGCTGGTTGCACTGCTTTTGGGGAGTAGGCGCGTCATTAGGACCTGCCATTCTTGGTTATGTCCTAACCAATGAGGGAACTTGGAACAATGGTTACTTCTATATTGCCGTTTTCCAATTTATTTTAACCGCCATTTTATTTTTGTCGCTACCTTTATGGAAAGATAAAAAAGGGGAAGACGCATCGGATACAGCCCCAACACAAAATCTTAGCCTAAGAGAAATTTTGGCATTACCCGGTGCAAAGGCTTCGATGATTACCTTTTTATGTTATTGTGGGATAGAAGCAACCACCGGTTTATGGGCAAGCTCCTATCTATTTTTATATAAAAATATCCCTGAAGATACCGCCGCAACATACGCCAGCTTGTTTTTCATTGGTATCACGGTCGGCCGCGCTATAGGTGGTTTTGTCACAATGAAATTCACGGATGATCAAATGATTAAATATGGGATTAGCATTATTTTAATCGGGGTGATGGCACTGCTAATTCCTTTGGGAACAACCTTATCCGTCATCGGCTTTGTTCTAATTGGTTTAGGCTGCGCACCGATTTACCCGGCTATTATTCATTCGACCCCGGATTATTTCGGAGCCGATAAATCCCAAGCCGTCATCGGCGTCCAAATGGCCAGCGCCTATGTCGGAACCATGTTGATGCCACCTATTTTTGGACTGATCGCTAATCATATTCATGTAGCCTTATTACCTATCTTTTTAGTTCTTCTTTTGGGCCTAATGTACGTCATGCACAATCAAAAAATGCAATTCAAGGTGAAGAGCTATTCGGAAACAATTTAG
- a CDS encoding ATP-binding cassette domain-containing protein, producing the protein METKVAFKQVNLTIKRHQILENINFTLPQVGIVGLLGRNGAGKSTLMALLAGYRLQTSGEVLIDKQVVYENPASMQQVSFSYPRDCSGESEKVMDYVEWNAQYRAFFDMEYAIELLEKFELPDNEVIYNLSKGMQAALNASIGLASNAPITVFDEVYLSMDAPSRDLFYSEVLRSQAKHPRLIIMSTHLISEAEYLFDHILILDKGRLLFDESYGDLIERGCQVSGFTEEVVEFLKDYPILNQKEMGNLTTATVFGVSVEDLRAKNTHSHLDIQPVALQDLFNYLTKKGAHHDSK; encoded by the coding sequence ATGGAAACTAAAGTAGCATTTAAGCAAGTGAATTTAACGATTAAACGCCATCAAATACTTGAGAATATTAATTTCACCTTACCTCAAGTAGGTATCGTAGGTTTGTTAGGTAGAAATGGTGCCGGCAAATCAACTTTAATGGCGCTATTAGCTGGCTATCGACTTCAAACCAGTGGGGAAGTTTTAATCGATAAGCAAGTGGTTTATGAAAACCCAGCGAGTATGCAACAAGTTTCATTTTCTTATCCAAGGGATTGTAGCGGTGAATCGGAGAAAGTGATGGATTATGTCGAATGGAATGCCCAATATCGCGCGTTTTTTGATATGGAATATGCCATCGAGTTATTGGAAAAGTTCGAACTTCCAGACAATGAAGTGATTTATAATTTGTCTAAAGGGATGCAAGCGGCATTAAATGCTTCGATTGGTTTAGCATCGAACGCACCCATTACGGTTTTTGATGAAGTTTATTTAAGTATGGATGCACCTTCCCGTGACTTATTTTATAGCGAAGTTTTGCGTTCGCAAGCAAAGCATCCTCGTTTAATAATTATGTCGACTCATTTAATTTCTGAAGCAGAATACCTGTTTGATCATATTCTTATTTTGGATAAGGGACGATTATTGTTTGATGAAAGTTATGGTGATTTAATTGAACGTGGTTGCCAAGTATCCGGTTTTACGGAAGAAGTGGTTGAATTCTTAAAAGATTATCCTATTTTAAATCAAAAAGAGATGGGGAATCTCACCACGGCGACTGTTTTTGGTGTGAGTGTTGAAGACTTGCGGGCTAAAAATACCCATAGCCATCTTGATATTCAACCAGTTGCTTTGCAGGATTTATTTAATTATTTGACGAAGAAAGGAGCCCACCATGATAGCAAATAA
- a CDS encoding GntR family transcriptional regulator: MANQLNDKQPIYVQIRNLLEDMIVKGQLKEGEQTPSTAQLSEFYKINHITVSKGVNQLVDEGILMKKRGLGVFVAEGAREKLLEKRRQAFVADFIRPLITEANSLNLNEDEVFQWIKQEMEQGEDA; the protein is encoded by the coding sequence GTGGCCAATCAATTAAATGACAAACAGCCCATCTATGTTCAGATAAGAAATTTGTTAGAGGATATGATTGTCAAAGGGCAGTTGAAGGAAGGGGAGCAAACACCGTCGACGGCTCAATTGTCGGAATTTTACAAAATCAATCATATTACTGTCAGTAAAGGGGTTAATCAGCTGGTGGACGAGGGGATTTTAATGAAAAAGCGAGGTCTTGGTGTGTTTGTAGCCGAAGGTGCTAGAGAAAAATTATTGGAAAAGAGACGACAGGCTTTTGTTGCGGATTTTATTCGACCTCTAATTACCGAGGCTAACAGTTTAAATTTAAACGAAGATGAAGTTTTTCAATGGATCAAACAAGAAATGGAACAAGGGGAGGATGCATAA
- a CDS encoding DUF2188 domain-containing protein — protein MPWNISDYPASMKNFEPLLRKKMIDMANAMVANGYEEDQAIPIAISQAKEWFENADAEEKRALEKEANPQKDDTHEISGNPDLLDEDVEVFFNDEKWAVKTVKAERADQLFDTKAEAVKRAKEIAANKGTQVVQYTKDGNKQ, from the coding sequence ATGCCTTGGAATATTTCGGATTATCCAGCTTCAATGAAGAATTTTGAACCCTTGTTGCGAAAGAAAATGATTGATATGGCCAATGCGATGGTGGCGAATGGCTACGAGGAAGACCAAGCGATTCCCATAGCTATTTCGCAGGCCAAGGAATGGTTTGAAAACGCGGACGCAGAGGAAAAACGTGCCTTAGAAAAGGAAGCCAATCCACAAAAAGATGATACTCACGAAATAAGTGGGAATCCTGATTTATTAGATGAAGATGTTGAAGTGTTTTTTAATGATGAAAAATGGGCGGTGAAAACCGTGAAAGCTGAGCGAGCCGATCAATTATTTGATACCAAAGCCGAAGCGGTTAAGCGTGCCAAAGAAATTGCCGCGAATAAGGGAACACAAGTTGTGCAGTATACCAAAGACGGGAATAAGCAGTAA
- a CDS encoding cyclase family protein gives MRIIDLSKDIYSGMPVYPGDPEVSIEQVSTVGADGWQVSQLKLGTHTGTHVDAFSHMHPELASIDAIALEQFIGPAQLVRVHDGAFPKGLGLVFDETVDESVLESVIVANPPFVAGDVSEDLERALLGRGIVTFTDLINLDQLPRGETFLFIGLPLKIRQADGSPVRAVAVLDYS, from the coding sequence ATGAGAATCATTGATTTATCCAAGGATATTTATTCGGGGATGCCAGTGTATCCAGGAGATCCAGAGGTTTCGATTGAACAAGTGAGTACGGTTGGGGCTGACGGCTGGCAAGTGAGTCAGTTGAAGTTAGGGACACATACGGGCACGCATGTGGATGCTTTTTCGCATATGCATCCAGAGCTGGCGAGTATTGATGCGATAGCCTTAGAGCAGTTTATAGGGCCAGCACAGTTGGTGCGTGTCCATGATGGTGCTTTTCCCAAGGGTCTTGGATTGGTCTTTGATGAAACGGTGGATGAATCGGTTTTAGAAAGCGTCATTGTTGCCAATCCTCCTTTTGTAGCTGGCGATGTGAGTGAAGACTTGGAGCGGGCTTTATTAGGACGTGGCATTGTGACGTTTACTGATTTGATAAACTTAGATCAATTGCCTAGGGGAGAGACGTTTTTATTTATTGGACTGCCATTGAAAATTAGGCAGGCGGATGGATCGCCAGTGCGAGCGGTAGCTGTGTTAGATTATTCATAG
- a CDS encoding patatin-like phospholipase family protein translates to MNEQERLKQKTIGLSFSGGGAKSFAEVAILEELERKNLNISSVTGTSMGAFIAAGVAYGLSIEEIKDLIIATDSALAESEIFKKRQMVTNFLVLNYSNGFVPVDKIKEVVVDIHPLFRDVMLSELEMPIAIPAADLISGKLVVFSNQPNQFIDDDDKIVYFHKDISVIDACLASSSYPFVIQPMMVEQYQLVDGGLLLNSPANLFKRAPEGQIEYVISVGLEAKKYIQPAMRTNDVINRSLSLMRSQQVDLSIALADIHYGFPVGSASTFVFGHAERTIESASEHLKDNPLTLVNVYHRETRQSRAIDRLNENKTFQKVKNFFK, encoded by the coding sequence TTGAACGAACAAGAAAGGTTAAAACAGAAAACAATTGGATTGAGTTTCTCGGGCGGCGGAGCAAAAAGCTTTGCTGAAGTTGCCATTTTAGAAGAATTAGAGCGGAAAAATTTAAACATTTCGTCGGTAACGGGAACTTCGATGGGGGCTTTTATTGCGGCAGGTGTTGCTTACGGTCTGTCGATTGAAGAAATAAAAGATTTAATCATCGCAACGGATAGCGCGTTAGCTGAAAGTGAAATATTTAAGAAGAGACAAATGGTGACCAACTTCTTGGTATTAAATTATTCCAACGGATTTGTTCCGGTCGATAAAATTAAAGAAGTAGTTGTGGATATCCATCCTTTGTTTCGTGATGTCATGCTATCGGAATTAGAGATGCCAATTGCGATTCCAGCCGCTGACTTAATCAGTGGCAAATTAGTGGTCTTTTCAAATCAACCGAACCAATTCATTGATGATGATGATAAAATTGTTTATTTTCATAAAGATATTTCAGTGATTGATGCATGTTTAGCTTCCTCTTCTTATCCGTTTGTGATTCAACCCATGATGGTCGAACAGTATCAATTGGTTGACGGGGGCTTATTGTTAAATTCCCCAGCTAATTTGTTTAAACGTGCGCCTGAAGGTCAGATTGAGTATGTGATTTCAGTCGGCTTAGAAGCCAAAAAATATATCCAACCGGCTATGCGAACCAACGATGTCATCAACCGTTCCTTGAGCTTGATGCGGAGTCAACAGGTCGATTTGTCCATTGCTTTGGCAGACATCCATTACGGATTTCCCGTTGGTTCAGCCTCGACCTTTGTTTTTGGTCATGCCGAAAGAACCATTGAATCAGCCAGTGAACATCTGAAAGACAATCCTTTGACTCTCGTCAATGTTTACCATCGTGAAACCCGCCAATCAAGAGCCATTGATCGCTTAAATGAAAACAAAACCTTCCAAAAAGTCAAAAACTTTTTTAAATAA
- a CDS encoding P-II family nitrogen regulator, which translates to MFYLIYAIVPSGRAGKVIHAAEAAGSLGGTIIHGKGIGRKPKRFLYFEVEPMRDVIWIIVEESRYREVSQSIYDELELEGEGQGILFVEPLDEVHGLVDQLSE; encoded by the coding sequence ATGTTCTATTTAATTTATGCAATCGTACCTAGTGGTCGTGCGGGCAAAGTTATTCATGCTGCTGAAGCTGCTGGTTCGCTAGGTGGAACAATTATTCACGGAAAAGGGATTGGGCGCAAGCCGAAACGTTTTCTATATTTTGAAGTTGAACCGATGCGGGATGTGATTTGGATTATTGTTGAAGAATCGCGTTATCGGGAAGTCAGTCAATCTATTTATGATGAACTTGAACTGGAAGGTGAAGGGCAAGGGATCTTGTTTGTTGAACCTTTGGATGAAGTCCATGGTTTGGTTGATCAGTTGAGTGAATGA
- a CDS encoding polysaccharide deacetylase family protein: MINTEQLHSDIYLVTIIARVKVADKIDDLFHKAGTSGATTFLAACYDEDDRRSLMAMDGQRKEIIMKVTKRERLDMIINYVQERYPENKEGEGFLLVTPLAGLAGLDGYGDVKDNPSFINPPKEIETPYKMVTVICNHGEGEDYIDATQREDILQHILVRGHGSANFSNKVTGRSVQPEKDIVMQIVKSENVDEIKEFNRVYKAIQFNEAGAICFTRNIAYLYRF, from the coding sequence TTGATTAATACGGAGCAATTGCATAGTGATATTTATTTAGTGACTATCATTGCGCGAGTAAAAGTGGCGGATAAAATCGATGATTTGTTCCATAAGGCTGGGACGAGTGGTGCAACGACTTTTTTGGCGGCATGTTATGATGAGGATGACCGTCGTTCTTTGATGGCTATGGACGGTCAACGTAAGGAAATTATTATGAAGGTAACTAAACGTGAGCGTTTAGATATGATTATTAATTATGTTCAAGAACGTTATCCTGAAAATAAGGAGGGTGAAGGTTTCTTGTTAGTCACGCCTTTGGCGGGATTGGCTGGTTTGGATGGCTATGGGGATGTGAAGGACAATCCTTCCTTTATTAACCCGCCTAAAGAGATTGAAACGCCCTATAAGATGGTAACGGTAATTTGTAATCATGGTGAAGGTGAAGATTATATTGATGCCACTCAAAGAGAAGATATTTTACAACATATTTTAGTTAGAGGTCATGGCTCAGCTAATTTTTCGAATAAGGTAACGGGTCGCTCGGTTCAACCGGAAAAAGATATTGTCATGCAAATCGTTAAAAGTGAAAATGTTGATGAAATAAAAGAGTTTAACCGCGTTTATAAAGCCATTCAGTTTAATGAAGCAGGGGCTATCTGTTTTACGCGTAATATAGCTTACTTATATCGCTTTTAG